The window ATGGCTGTGAACGGCGAGCGTTTCGTTCAGCGCGGCGAGGCCGTCCGTGTAGATGCCGTGGAACAGAGCGATGGCTTCGTCGTCGCTGACGCCGTCCGGTGTGAAGGTGCCGGACCACTCCACGCGGGCTGTGCCCTGTCCGGGGATCTCGTGCACCGTGAGGGTGGAGAGGTAGCCGGTGACGGGGAAGGGTGCCTGGAGGATGGAGTAGCTGTAGGTGCGGGCCTTGTCGTCGAAGGCTTCGAGGCGCTCGACGATCACACCGCCGTCCTCGTTGCGGAGACTGCGGACACGTCCGCCTTCGCTGAGTTCGCTGGCGGGGATGTAGGGGAGCCAGTCGGGCAGTGAGTCGAAGCCGCCGATGAGCTGCCAGACGCGGTCGGGCGAGGCGGGGATGTCGAGGGTTGCGGCGGTCGTGGCCACGGGATCCTCCTGGAGGTGTGCGGGTGCGTAGGTGCGCGGAATTTGCGAGGTGACCGGGTCAGGGTCAGGCGGTGGCTGCGGGTACCGGAGCGTCCCGCGCTATCAGGCGCTCCTCGCGCAGGTCCGCCCAGAACGCGGCCGGGATCGTCTCGCCGAGAGCGGCGACGTCCTCGGCGATGCGGCTGGGCTTGGTCGCGCCGGGGATGACGGCCGCCGTCGCCGGGTGGGCGAGGGAGAACTGCAGCGCGGCGGACTTG is drawn from Streptomyces liliifuscus and contains these coding sequences:
- a CDS encoding SRPBCC family protein, with translation MATTAATLDIPASPDRVWQLIGGFDSLPDWLPYIPASELSEGGRVRSLRNEDGGVIVERLEAFDDKARTYSYSILQAPFPVTGYLSTLTVHEIPGQGTARVEWSGTFTPDGVSDDEAIALFHGIYTDGLAALNETLAVHSHRA